In a single window of the Micrococcaceae bacterium Sec5.7 genome:
- a CDS encoding helix-turn-helix domain-containing protein — translation METTPQNASADTAELQFPVRKIDTASLKALAHPLRVQILEMLSRYGAQTACSLGELLDESSGSTSYHLRQLAKHDFVREVEGKGTARERWWERPRGAIQIYSPELATSPATEEASRLVSREFEHSRQSVLADFMAHGIDALEADWLQASTVNTANARMNADQLARYARSMEAYGDRLLEEIRCEGEQDGARPVQLHFNAFPILGVPASAGSRTSRKADKSLKESKAGQEPERKEP, via the coding sequence ATGGAAACAACACCGCAGAATGCCTCCGCGGACACCGCTGAACTTCAGTTCCCCGTGCGCAAGATAGACACCGCGTCGCTCAAGGCGCTGGCACATCCCCTGCGGGTCCAGATTCTGGAGATGCTTTCCCGCTACGGCGCCCAGACAGCCTGCAGCCTGGGGGAGCTCCTGGATGAATCCAGTGGTTCCACCAGCTACCACCTCCGCCAGTTGGCCAAGCACGACTTTGTCCGCGAAGTGGAGGGCAAGGGGACGGCTCGGGAACGCTGGTGGGAACGTCCCCGCGGGGCCATCCAGATCTACTCGCCCGAGCTGGCAACGTCGCCCGCGACGGAAGAGGCGTCGCGTCTGGTCAGCCGGGAATTCGAACACAGTCGACAGTCGGTCCTCGCCGACTTCATGGCCCACGGCATCGATGCCCTGGAGGCCGACTGGCTGCAGGCCTCCACAGTCAACACCGCAAACGCACGAATGAACGCAGATCAGCTGGCGCGCTACGCACGGTCCATGGAGGCCTACGGTGACCGGCTGCTGGAGGAGATCCGGTGTGAAGGTGAACAGGACGGCGCCCGGCCCGTCCAGCTGCACTTCAATGCCTTCCCCATTCTTGGCGTCCCCGCTTCGGCAGGAAGTCGCACTTCACGCAAAGCAGACAAATCACTCAAAGAAAGCAAAGCAGGCCAAGAACCCGAAAGGAAAGAGCCATGA
- a CDS encoding SCO4226 family nickel-binding protein, whose protein sequence is MAEFMDVHRNMVGITAEDLLAAHNADLAIQGDEHVDFKRAWADPEAGLVYCLSEAPSADAVQRIHERAGHPADEIHPVPLAV, encoded by the coding sequence ATGGCCGAATTTATGGATGTTCACCGCAACATGGTGGGAATCACCGCCGAGGACCTGCTGGCTGCGCATAACGCAGACCTCGCAATCCAGGGTGATGAACACGTTGATTTCAAACGGGCGTGGGCAGATCCTGAGGCGGGCCTTGTCTACTGCCTCTCGGAGGCCCCGTCCGCGGACGCTGTTCAGCGTATTCACGAGCGGGCAGGACATCCGGCGGACGAGATCCACCCCGTGCCGCTGGCAGTCTGA
- a CDS encoding DUF1761 domain-containing protein has protein sequence MDWLSFISQINWLAVLLAFVSSMAIGFVWYMPAVLGTKWMAAIGKTEEDLRNIGGGAGIWIPMMVAAALTAILLAVLISKLELDSAVAGGWFALVLAVVFRAGGHVIHNGFAGRPVAVTLIDSGHDLVAMTVAGAIIGAMS, from the coding sequence ATGGACTGGCTCTCATTTATTTCGCAGATCAACTGGCTGGCCGTACTTCTGGCCTTTGTTTCCAGCATGGCAATCGGCTTTGTCTGGTACATGCCAGCCGTGCTTGGAACCAAGTGGATGGCGGCAATAGGCAAGACCGAAGAAGACCTCAGGAACATTGGCGGAGGCGCTGGTATCTGGATTCCCATGATGGTTGCGGCCGCCCTCACCGCCATTCTGCTGGCGGTGCTCATCAGCAAGCTCGAACTGGACAGCGCAGTGGCCGGCGGCTGGTTCGCACTGGTTCTGGCTGTTGTGTTCCGGGCCGGCGGCCACGTTATCCACAACGGCTTTGCCGGACGTCCTGTTGCCGTGACCCTCATTGATTCGGGTCATGACCTCGTTGCCATGACGGTGGCCGGTGCCATCATCGGAGCCATGTCCTAA
- the corA gene encoding magnesium/cobalt transporter CorA has translation MTIIDNAVYVDGVRSAEPESLEQTFETLSRHGGMAWIGLYRPTATEMAAVASEFGLHSLAVEDAISAHQRPKLERYDDNLFTVLRPARYLDDTETVEFGELHIFTGRNFVVTIRHAETAGVAQVRHRLESRPDLLCHGPEAVLYALLDQVVDDYAPVVAGLENDIDEIEDQLFSGDSTVSRRIYELAREVIQFQRAIHPLPEMMELLKRGFEKYGVDVELRRSLRDVEDHVKHVISRANSFRELLQNALTLDGTLTANRQNEASAEQNEQVKKISSWAAIFFAPSFVAGVYGMNFDHMPELHWGLGYPMAIGLMAGTATLMYTIFKRKGWL, from the coding sequence ATGACCATCATTGATAACGCGGTCTACGTTGACGGCGTCCGCAGTGCCGAGCCGGAGAGCCTCGAGCAGACCTTCGAGACCCTTTCCCGGCATGGCGGAATGGCGTGGATCGGGCTGTACAGGCCAACCGCAACCGAGATGGCCGCCGTCGCGAGCGAGTTCGGGCTGCACTCGCTTGCCGTGGAGGATGCGATTTCAGCCCATCAGCGGCCCAAGCTGGAACGCTACGACGACAACCTCTTCACTGTGCTCCGGCCGGCACGCTATCTGGACGACACTGAAACCGTGGAGTTCGGCGAGCTGCACATCTTCACCGGCAGGAATTTCGTGGTGACGATCCGGCACGCGGAAACCGCCGGCGTTGCGCAAGTCCGGCACAGGCTGGAAAGCCGCCCGGATCTGCTCTGCCATGGCCCGGAGGCAGTCCTGTACGCACTCCTGGACCAGGTGGTGGATGATTACGCGCCGGTGGTGGCAGGGCTTGAAAATGATATCGACGAAATTGAGGACCAGCTCTTCAGCGGCGACTCCACGGTGTCCCGACGGATCTATGAGCTGGCCCGCGAAGTCATCCAGTTCCAGCGCGCCATCCATCCCCTACCGGAAATGATGGAACTCCTCAAGCGCGGGTTCGAAAAATACGGTGTGGACGTGGAGCTACGGCGCAGCCTCCGTGACGTGGAGGACCACGTCAAACATGTCATCTCCCGGGCTAATTCATTCCGCGAACTGCTACAGAACGCCCTCACCTTGGACGGGACGCTGACGGCGAACCGGCAGAATGAGGCCAGCGCGGAGCAAAACGAACAGGTCAAGAAGATCTCTTCCTGGGCTGCCATTTTCTTCGCGCCGTCCTTTGTGGCGGGGGTGTACGGCATGAACTTCGACCATATGCCGGAGCTGCACTGGGGACTCGGCTATCCCATGGCCATCGGTCTTATGGCCGGAACAGCCACATTGATGTATACGATATTCAAGAGGAAAGGCTGGCTGTAG
- a CDS encoding Lrp/AsnC family transcriptional regulator — MNRSDDLNSLDSTDLKILLELIRDPRIQIGELSDALGIARNTAQSRVRRMLRSGLLHDGGREIDLEAVGYDVVAFVTIEVTHRELDGVVGALRLIAQVLEVHEISGRGDVWCRVVATDTHNLQAALRSILRVKGVIRTETVLALHTHIPYRTEPLISRLATAGTARSTRSK, encoded by the coding sequence ATGAACCGGAGTGACGATTTGAACAGTCTCGATTCCACCGACCTGAAGATCCTGCTGGAACTCATCCGCGATCCCCGGATCCAGATCGGCGAACTAAGCGATGCTCTGGGCATTGCCCGGAACACGGCACAGTCGCGGGTGCGCCGGATGCTCCGCTCCGGTCTGCTCCACGACGGCGGACGCGAGATTGATCTCGAGGCAGTGGGTTACGACGTCGTCGCCTTCGTAACGATCGAAGTAACCCACCGCGAACTCGACGGCGTTGTGGGTGCCCTGCGTCTGATCGCTCAGGTTCTCGAGGTCCATGAGATCTCCGGCCGGGGCGACGTCTGGTGCCGCGTTGTTGCCACCGATACGCACAATCTCCAGGCGGCCCTGCGGTCGATTCTCCGGGTCAAGGGCGTGATCCGCACCGAGACCGTGCTGGCACTCCACACCCATATTCCTTACCGGACCGAACCGCTGATCAGCCGGCTCGCCACCGCCGGAACGGCCCGGTCAACACGTTCAAAGTAA
- a CDS encoding MFS transporter, with amino-acid sequence MTVFSELRMRPATAGRRGWDASTTARLVMAGAVIFSLLVGANLATPLYPLLQAKLGITTLGITVAFATYVVALVSTLMLAGHWSDHIGRRAALLLAVLVGLTGGFVFANADNLLMLSAGRALQGVGVALATGASSAALRELLPARPEWASRFTLLASAGGVAAGPAIGGVLSLLPGPTSAPYYVHSVILVALLVPLYLLKARPAIRPAAGLRPLTALAPRRPSVSREARGAFWLAAAVGFLSFTVFGFCLSLAPGYFAQIVQADSRPLIGVLAGLTLGASALSQLLAVRGRLVVPVGLAVLAVSVLLIAAAAAWSNPFLLIAASVAAGLGQGVAFRTVFNDVAGKVEASHHAQIISTVYVITYLGSALPVVGLGFATAAYGLQASVTGFVVLCGAAAIALAAVTLRGALTK; translated from the coding sequence ATGACTGTCTTCAGCGAACTCCGCATGCGCCCGGCCACCGCCGGGCGCCGGGGTTGGGATGCATCCACTACGGCACGGCTGGTTATGGCCGGAGCAGTGATCTTCTCGCTCCTCGTGGGGGCGAATCTCGCCACACCCCTCTACCCGCTGCTTCAGGCGAAACTGGGCATCACCACGCTCGGCATCACCGTTGCCTTCGCCACCTACGTTGTGGCCCTGGTGTCCACGCTGATGCTGGCGGGCCACTGGTCGGACCACATCGGACGCCGTGCGGCACTGCTGCTCGCCGTACTGGTGGGCCTCACCGGAGGATTCGTTTTCGCCAACGCGGACAACCTGCTGATGCTTTCAGCCGGCCGCGCCCTGCAGGGTGTGGGAGTTGCACTGGCAACAGGCGCCAGTTCCGCGGCCCTGCGGGAACTGCTGCCCGCCCGTCCAGAGTGGGCCTCGCGGTTCACGCTGCTGGCCTCCGCCGGGGGAGTGGCTGCGGGGCCGGCAATCGGCGGCGTGCTTTCCCTCCTTCCCGGCCCCACGTCAGCGCCCTATTACGTGCATTCCGTGATCCTGGTGGCATTGCTCGTGCCTCTCTACCTGCTCAAGGCCCGGCCCGCCATTAGGCCTGCCGCCGGCCTGCGACCGCTGACGGCGCTGGCGCCGCGCCGGCCATCCGTGTCCAGGGAGGCACGGGGCGCATTCTGGCTGGCTGCCGCCGTCGGATTTCTGAGCTTTACCGTCTTTGGCTTTTGCCTGTCTCTGGCACCCGGCTACTTTGCGCAGATAGTCCAGGCGGACTCCCGGCCCCTGATCGGTGTGCTGGCCGGACTGACACTCGGAGCTTCAGCGCTGAGCCAGCTGCTGGCTGTCCGGGGCAGGTTGGTGGTCCCCGTGGGGCTGGCCGTGCTGGCTGTTTCGGTCCTCCTCATCGCCGCGGCTGCGGCCTGGAGCAACCCCTTCCTGCTGATCGCGGCGAGCGTTGCGGCCGGTCTGGGCCAGGGAGTTGCGTTCCGGACGGTGTTCAACGACGTGGCCGGGAAGGTGGAGGCATCACACCACGCGCAGATCATCAGCACCGTATACGTCATCACCTACCTCGGAAGCGCGCTTCCGGTGGTTGGCTTGGGATTTGCGACGGCGGCATATGGCCTGCAGGCTTCGGTCACCGGATTTGTGGTGCTCTGCGGAGCGGCAGCCATTGCGCTCGCAGCTGTCACCCTGCGTGGAGCCCTCACAAAGTAG
- a CDS encoding 2-nitropropane dioxygenase: MSTITITRSARCNAYRRPSVLETAATRVGAGLVRWAEQRRVIPEGWAERQHAAIRRREELNELRSGVMGAAHSGLIVWR, encoded by the coding sequence ATGAGCACCATCACCATCACCCGCTCCGCGCGGTGCAACGCGTACCGCAGGCCATCCGTCCTTGAAACGGCGGCCACCCGGGTGGGAGCCGGCTTAGTGCGCTGGGCCGAACAACGCCGTGTGATTCCGGAGGGGTGGGCTGAACGGCAGCACGCCGCCATCCGCCGTCGTGAAGAACTGAATGAGCTGCGCAGTGGTGTGATGGGCGCTGCCCATTCGGGGCTGATCGTCTGGCGCTAG
- a CDS encoding Lrp/AsnC family transcriptional regulator yields MSSSAKNIRPGSVNNEPLDAIDERLLAALVDDARISNKQLAELVGIAPSTALMRTRALSERGIVLGFEAKLSLSAIGRSVQALVAVRLRAHDRDQIDRFTARVPKLPAVLSTFHTSGSVDYLLHIAVATTEDLRDWVLDNLATDPVVGHTETTLVFDHIQGNHGPLPD; encoded by the coding sequence GTGAGCAGCAGCGCGAAGAATATTCGGCCTGGATCGGTAAACAACGAGCCGCTGGATGCCATAGATGAACGGCTTCTGGCCGCCTTGGTGGACGATGCCAGGATTTCGAATAAGCAGCTGGCTGAGCTAGTGGGCATCGCGCCATCAACCGCGCTGATGCGCACCCGGGCCCTGTCCGAACGCGGGATAGTCCTGGGCTTCGAGGCGAAGCTGAGCCTGTCCGCAATCGGCCGCTCGGTGCAGGCCCTGGTGGCTGTCCGGCTCCGCGCCCACGACCGGGACCAGATCGACCGGTTCACGGCGCGTGTCCCCAAGCTCCCGGCCGTGCTCTCCACCTTCCACACCTCAGGATCAGTGGACTACCTGCTGCACATCGCCGTAGCCACCACGGAGGATCTGCGTGACTGGGTGCTGGACAACCTGGCTACAGATCCGGTGGTGGGCCACACCGAGACCACTCTGGTGTTCGACCACATCCAGGGCAACCACGGACCGCTGCCGGACTAG
- the zapE gene encoding AFG1/ZapE family ATPase produces MDPGEIKGAPGFRQNPAPEAAADTGHAGFLLGRVISPGSALQLGAYGLFPPSSVQQRILTPTTQPLTAKSAGGELLWMSFAELCGGLASTADYLALAAEYRTWVIDDVPSPAVESSAGTASAWQRFSNMVDVVYDQDITLFLIGIGPLDWDAAASGPTGSRPTSPADMARVAHTLSLLARVQSADERSTEEMSGS; encoded by the coding sequence ATGGACCCCGGGGAGATCAAGGGAGCCCCTGGCTTCCGGCAGAACCCGGCTCCGGAAGCGGCCGCCGACACAGGGCATGCTGGATTCCTCCTCGGCCGCGTCATCAGCCCCGGTTCAGCCCTTCAGCTGGGCGCGTACGGCCTGTTCCCGCCGTCGTCCGTCCAACAGCGGATCCTGACGCCGACTACCCAACCGCTGACCGCCAAAAGTGCCGGCGGCGAACTCCTGTGGATGAGTTTCGCAGAACTCTGCGGTGGCCTGGCTTCCACGGCGGACTACCTCGCGTTGGCCGCGGAGTACAGGACATGGGTGATCGACGATGTTCCTTCACCGGCTGTTGAGTCTTCCGCCGGCACCGCATCTGCATGGCAGCGTTTCAGCAACATGGTGGATGTGGTCTACGACCAGGACATCACTCTGTTCCTGATAGGCATAGGCCCGCTGGACTGGGATGCTGCGGCGTCCGGCCCCACGGGAAGTCGCCCGACGTCACCCGCGGACATGGCCCGGGTCGCCCACACATTGTCCCTGCTCGCACGGGTTCAATCAGCTGACGAGCGTTCCACCGAGGAGATGTCAGGAAGCTAA
- a CDS encoding PLP-dependent aspartate aminotransferase family protein, which produces MLSLDSLAVHAGRDGLTEQGVHAVPIDLSTTAPLPSVHDGGQAYEQMATGGVHLEGQSTVYQRLWNPTVARFEAGVAVLEGTPEAVAFATGMAALSAALLAMVAGGKKHVVAVRPLYGGTDHVLAAGILGTEVTFATADGVHAALRTDTGLVIVETPANPSLELVDIARLVAAADGVPVLVDNTFASPVLQQPMKHGAAMVLHSATKFLGGHGDAMGGVIAAAPDWTTRLRQVRAVTGGILTPWPAYLLHRGLATLPVRVRAQQSSAHKIAAALAEHELVKTVRYPGLPECDPLGLIGTQMSGPGSLMSFELESAAHAERIPGAVRLITHAVSLGGIDTLIQHPAGLTHRPVAAEAKPHASLLRLSVGLEDAADILADLVQAIEGTR; this is translated from the coding sequence GTGCTTTCTCTCGACTCACTGGCAGTCCACGCCGGCCGCGACGGACTTACCGAACAGGGTGTCCATGCTGTGCCCATCGATTTGTCCACCACGGCACCCCTTCCGTCCGTTCACGACGGCGGCCAGGCCTACGAACAGATGGCCACCGGCGGCGTCCATCTTGAAGGCCAGAGCACGGTGTACCAGCGCCTGTGGAACCCTACGGTGGCACGGTTCGAAGCCGGCGTCGCGGTGCTGGAGGGCACGCCCGAGGCCGTTGCCTTCGCCACCGGGATGGCCGCGCTGAGCGCCGCGCTGCTGGCAATGGTCGCCGGCGGCAAAAAACACGTGGTTGCTGTCCGTCCCTTGTATGGCGGGACGGACCACGTGCTGGCGGCCGGGATTTTGGGCACCGAGGTGACATTCGCAACGGCGGATGGCGTCCACGCTGCACTCCGTACCGACACGGGCCTGGTGATTGTGGAGACGCCGGCAAACCCCAGCCTGGAGCTGGTGGACATCGCCCGGCTGGTGGCCGCAGCAGACGGTGTGCCGGTGCTCGTGGACAACACTTTTGCCAGCCCGGTGCTGCAGCAACCGATGAAGCACGGTGCCGCAATGGTGCTGCACAGCGCCACCAAGTTCCTCGGCGGCCACGGCGACGCCATGGGCGGGGTGATCGCCGCAGCACCGGACTGGACCACCCGCCTGCGCCAGGTCCGTGCGGTGACGGGCGGCATCCTTACTCCGTGGCCGGCGTATCTGCTGCACCGGGGGCTTGCCACCCTGCCGGTCCGGGTCCGCGCGCAGCAGTCCAGCGCCCACAAGATCGCTGCCGCTCTGGCCGAACATGAGCTGGTGAAGACGGTCCGCTACCCGGGACTGCCGGAGTGCGACCCGCTGGGGCTCATAGGCACGCAGATGTCCGGTCCCGGCTCGCTGATGTCCTTTGAGCTTGAGAGCGCCGCGCATGCCGAGCGGATCCCCGGGGCGGTCCGGCTGATCACCCACGCAGTTTCCCTTGGCGGGATCGACACCCTGATCCAGCACCCCGCCGGCCTGACGCACAGGCCCGTGGCTGCCGAGGCGAAGCCGCATGCAAGCCTGCTGAGGCTGTCCGTGGGATTGGAAGATGCCGCGGATATTCTGGCGGATCTGGTTCAGGCGATCGAGGGCACGCGCTGA